AAAGCAAGCGGCGGCCGGGTACGCTGTGGGAAATGCAGCAGATAGTTTAACAGAAACTGTTTTGGTCCAGCACGCTCGATATCAAGAAAAGCACCTAGGTGCGTAGCGCTTAGACGATAGCTCTCGAGTGTCGGCAGTAAGAGATCATGGAGTTCGGGCTTCATCGGTGTTTGTATGTGTCGCTCATACCAAGTGTTGAGCATCTGATCAGTAAGATCTGCATGGCTAGACTCATCTACTGCATGTACTCGGGGCACCAGTTCTTCGGGAATGTTCCCGTTTTCATCGGCCGTCAAGAACTTAACGGGTTCGTCCCCTTTGCTCGAGGACGTGTAGCCTGTAACAACCAGCTCGCGAGCCGGTCGGGTCATAGCCACGTACAGAATTCGTCGGTCTTCACCTTCTGTCGCTGTGGCTCGTTCGATCCGCAGGTTTGATGGCAGCATGATCTGTCCGTAGTGTGATGTTCTTCTCGCCCACTTGTCTTGGTTGGCGTCGATTATGAAGACATGATCGAACTCGAGCCCTTTAACGCCGTGAGCGCTATTGAGCTGAACGGCATCGTTCCTCTCCCTGTGAGGAGTCGTGTCGACAAGCCGTATGCCCGCATGTTCACAGAGTGTCAGGTATGCCATGAAATCATTCAGTGTCTGAAAGTCTCCCCTACCGTTGAAAGATCTGAGCTTGGTGCGCAGAAAGTTGAGGTGAGAAAGCAGTTCGAGATAGTCAAAAGTATGTTCGTGTAGTTGCTCCTCACCGAACCAATATTCTTTGTACGGCGACGTATAGCTTTGTTCTACGAACGAGAGAGTAGTCTGTCCGTTTACTTCTGAGTCAAGCTGCAATTCGTGGACACCAATAATGTAGTCGAGCATTGTCTCTAAGGATGTATCTTTTGTTCGCATCGCTAAAGTGAGTAGAAAGTCGGCGATTACAGATGCACGTCTATCATCGTTTGCGCGAACGATCTCTAACCACGGCCTCTGTTTACGATAGTTCACAAGGTAGAGTTGCCAAATTGCTTCTGTCGTAAGCCCCCAGAATTTGTAACTCAGCACCTCCGGCAGCAAAGCGTCGGCACTGTTCTGGTCGTTTCTGGCAATCGCCAGGACTAGCTTGGTGAGCTGAATCAATTCCTGCATGAACACAGTCTGGAGGATGTTCTCTCTACGCTCGTAAGCGGTTGGGATGTCAGCCTGGCTCAGAAATGGTGCCAGTGCTTGGAGACTCTTATGTTCCCTTGCAATTATGGCAATCTGGCCAGGCTTGACGCCATCGTCAATTCTTTTTTTGATCTCGTTAACCAACCACTGGAACTGCTGTGTTTCGCTAGCAAATCGATGATGTGCGACGCCATCACCTGTCTTCCTCTCTTTGACCGCCTGGATTGTCGGGTCGCTCTCCCCCAACACAAAGGCTGCGTCGTCTATTATCTGTTGGTGGGACCGGTAGTTTTTGGCTAGCTTAATTACGGTTGTCTCACGGAATTCGTTGAAGAACAGTCTCGTGTCTGACGTATTGGCGCCCTGGAAGCTATAGATAGCTTGGTTGTCATCACCCACGGCCATAATGTTCGGCCGGTCTTCGTTGACAGGGTTATCCGTTAGGGCTTTAAGGAGACGCAGCTGTGAACCACTGGTATCCTGGAACTCGTCGACTAAGATGTACTGGTACGTCTCTTGTAGGCTGAGGCGTAGTTCATCGTTGTCTTCCATAGCTTTGGCGACTTTTAGAATCATGTCACTGTAATCGAATAGGTTCTGAGCGCGTATGGCACGAATATAGTCACGGTAGATCTGAGCCATAGCCAGTAATTTCAAGTTTGCGTCGGTATCTTTCAGCTTCCAGCTGTCCGGCCCGTCTCTATCAAGGAACGCTTCCTTAAACTTGGTGAGTGGCTGGGTCCTACCCGACTCTGCGTAGCTGTTAAGTGCCACTTCAAGCTCTAAGGCGATATGCTCGCTGAGTGGGCTAACCTTTTCAAATGCGTCGTATGATTTTTTCGACGTAGGACCCTGGTACTGTTTAAAGCTCTCGAGTATTGCATTGAAACTTGATGGCGTGGTCTTGCTGTTGATCTTTACAAATCCAGCTGCGTGATCAGCAACTACTCCGTTAGCAAACGCGATAAAATTGAGGTTATCTCGAGCGATTACTTCAACATCTTCGGGCAGCAGGCCGTCTGACTTGAAGTCGCTGATGGCTCGGGTAGCCCCTCTCAGAAAGTAATATGACTCTTCCCACTGGACGGCCAACGGGTTATCGCTCGGAAGCTTCTTAAAGATCTCTTCGAGAATGGTGTATTCTTTGATCTCATCGAATGGTTCCGCGCCGATTTCTTTGAAGAAGTATTCACCGTTTTGGCCGATGACCGATGATCCAAAGCCGTGAAAAGTCATGATAGGGACATCGTAGGCTGGGCGTCCGATAATTTGGTTGAGTCGCTCGCTCATGTTGCGTGCAGCCTCCTCAGTAAATGTCAGGCAGAGAATGTTCTCAGGGTTTAGGTCGGTTTGACGAAGGATATTCGCTGCCCGCATGCTAAGAAGCTGTGTCTTACCCGTTCCTGGCCCAGCTACAACGAGCACGGGGCCGTCTATCGTATCGACTGCATTGCGTTGATCGTCATTTAGAGCGGCGTATGCTTTGTCAAAAGTGTCAGTTGATGTCATCTACACCATTGTAGACGATGGGCTATATACTGAAGTTAACTTTACTAGTATTTACCTGCTTCATGTACTAGTCTGGTCGTGGATTTGTTAAGGAGAATTAAACATGAAAATAGACGATACGATGCACCCCGCCCAAGTTACCATCCTACATGCTTTGCTATTTCGGCCGGCCGCAAACTTTAGCGAGTTGCAAAAAGCCAGCAAGCTTTCAAGTGATCACTTCAACTTTCATCTCAAGCAGATGGTCGAACAGGGTGTTGTGCTGAAAAAAGACGACGGGACCTACGAACTGACCCAGGCTGGCAAGGAGTATGCGAACCGCTTCGACACTGATGAGCGAGTTGTTGAGCGACAGCCGAAGATTGGCGTACTCGTTGTCCTTGAGCGTGACGACGGCAAGACGCTCGCTCAGCAGCGTCAGAAACAGCCGTTTTTCGGTTACTGGGGCCGCGTAACTGGCAAAGTTCGCTGGGGTGAGACGATCATGGAGACTGCTGCTCGGGAACTGATGGAAGAGACCGGGTTAACTGCTGACCTGGAATTCAAGGGCGTCTATCACAAGATGGATTATAAGGACGGGACGCACGAGATGCTCGAGGATAAGGTCTTTATGCTGGTCCACGGCACCAATCCACGTGGCACACTCAAAGAGCAGTTTGATGGTGGCACCAACGCCTGGCTCTCACCAGAAGAGCTATTGGGCAATGAGAAAGTTTTCGAAGGCATCGTTCAGATAAGCGACGCGATCCACAAACCCGGTATTCACTTCGAAGAGACCTCTTACTTTCACGACCCCAAAGACTACTAGGCAAATTGAATTCAGGGGCGATTCTCTATATAATGAGCGCTGTTATTGGGGAGTCGTCTAGTGGTAGGACACTGGGTTTTGGTCCCAGCAACGGGGGTTCGAGTCCCTCCTCCCCAGCCAATAAGCACGTCTCCAGCGACAGTCTCTATCTACCAACTTCCACCATACAGCATGCCACCGACTGCAACTGCCCCTTCGAATAGAGCAAATAACACGGCACTTATAATAACGGCTTTTTGTTTATTATCTATTCCGTACCATAGCCACAACAGATCAAAGAATACGTAAATAATCCAGCTAACGATAGCGATGCTCGTTGCATTACGATGCTGATAGATGGTGATGACCTGCGGTATGGAGCCAAGCGGTTGTATGGTTGCCGCGAGGAGAATGATCTTATTTATGAACTTTTTCTGGAGAGAGTCTTCAGGTTTTGGATGAGCTCTTTTAGGCATTAGCGCTATGATAACACGCGCTACTTATGGTTCGAAACTTGTTCGTTAAAGCCAGCTATCTGCTTATGCTATGATGACTTTATGAGTGGATCG
This region of Candidatus Saccharimonadales bacterium genomic DNA includes:
- a CDS encoding ATP-dependent DNA helicase, which produces MTSTDTFDKAYAALNDDQRNAVDTIDGPVLVVAGPGTGKTQLLSMRAANILRQTDLNPENILCLTFTEEAARNMSERLNQIIGRPAYDVPIMTFHGFGSSVIGQNGEYFFKEIGAEPFDEIKEYTILEEIFKKLPSDNPLAVQWEESYYFLRGATRAISDFKSDGLLPEDVEVIARDNLNFIAFANGVVADHAAGFVKINSKTTPSSFNAILESFKQYQGPTSKKSYDAFEKVSPLSEHIALELEVALNSYAESGRTQPLTKFKEAFLDRDGPDSWKLKDTDANLKLLAMAQIYRDYIRAIRAQNLFDYSDMILKVAKAMEDNDELRLSLQETYQYILVDEFQDTSGSQLRLLKALTDNPVNEDRPNIMAVGDDNQAIYSFQGANTSDTRLFFNEFRETTVIKLAKNYRSHQQIIDDAAFVLGESDPTIQAVKERKTGDGVAHHRFASETQQFQWLVNEIKKRIDDGVKPGQIAIIAREHKSLQALAPFLSQADIPTAYERRENILQTVFMQELIQLTKLVLAIARNDQNSADALLPEVLSYKFWGLTTEAIWQLYLVNYRKQRPWLEIVRANDDRRASVIADFLLTLAMRTKDTSLETMLDYIIGVHELQLDSEVNGQTTLSFVEQSYTSPYKEYWFGEEQLHEHTFDYLELLSHLNFLRTKLRSFNGRGDFQTLNDFMAYLTLCEHAGIRLVDTTPHRERNDAVQLNSAHGVKGLEFDHVFIIDANQDKWARRTSHYGQIMLPSNLRIERATATEGEDRRILYVAMTRPARELVVTGYTSSSKGDEPVKFLTADENGNIPEELVPRVHAVDESSHADLTDQMLNTWYERHIQTPMKPELHDLLLPTLESYRLSATHLGAFLDIERAGPKQFLLNYLLHFPQRTRPPLAFGNAIHTTLKIAHDSVKDDGSHRPIEVLITDFERELHRYRLDPDDEARLKERGARVLNQYFEKRYDSFKPDERFEYDFAHRRLVIEGGVRVTGKIDRITPLGNNTYRLTDFKTGRPKDISKNSIQLHGYKRQLNLYRLLVEESRVFGANSRVTETAIDFVEPDSQGRLADPSTFVPTDEDIARLKLLMKAVWDHIMRLDFPDTSQFEQNLKGQIAFENMLIEESS
- a CDS encoding NUDIX domain-containing protein, producing MKIDDTMHPAQVTILHALLFRPAANFSELQKASKLSSDHFNFHLKQMVEQGVVLKKDDGTYELTQAGKEYANRFDTDERVVERQPKIGVLVVLERDDGKTLAQQRQKQPFFGYWGRVTGKVRWGETIMETAARELMEETGLTADLEFKGVYHKMDYKDGTHEMLEDKVFMLVHGTNPRGTLKEQFDGGTNAWLSPEELLGNEKVFEGIVQISDAIHKPGIHFEETSYFHDPKDY